A genomic window from Sulfurospirillum diekertiae includes:
- a CDS encoding PAS domain-containing protein — MTEIALFACIGVLLASTTTLFILLQNQKKQTTPQNVASFDDIFQSIPLPFLYKKENRLYYNKAFEKAFGSFLKATIDRISTLPKSGEHPLLLTFDNNIPKQTTVHMSTLFDAQNSIIGFASLIVDISALHKSKELLLTQKERLELALEGSDEAFWDWDMKSDDVFYSPKWKQLMGYHETETPSTLSSWLNLVHSKDMALVNERLKAHLDGHSEYFMVDHRIRQSEPLRWVKVRGRVIRGKNDRNIRMVGIIRDISQQKASAAQETIEHERFIAFVEHIPAPAFIKNAQGKYLYMNQAYQKFIGFKTWKNRNAADIFDSHTAEEIAETDRLSLYEGIVTHDISLPTAEGAKSYFHLYKFGIESENEKLLCGFGINKPFKE; from the coding sequence ATGACAGAGATTGCCCTTTTTGCGTGCATTGGTGTGTTACTGGCTTCTACTACAACTCTGTTTATACTTCTTCAAAATCAAAAAAAACAAACAACACCTCAGAATGTTGCCTCTTTCGATGATATTTTTCAATCCATTCCCCTTCCCTTTCTCTACAAAAAAGAGAATAGACTTTATTACAATAAAGCGTTTGAAAAAGCGTTTGGATCTTTTTTGAAAGCAACCATAGATCGTATTAGTACACTTCCCAAAAGTGGTGAACACCCTCTTCTACTCACCTTTGACAACAATATACCTAAGCAAACAACCGTTCATATGTCAACCCTCTTTGATGCTCAAAATAGTATTATAGGCTTTGCATCACTGATAGTTGACATCTCTGCACTGCATAAAAGCAAAGAGCTTCTTTTAACGCAAAAAGAGAGATTGGAACTTGCGCTTGAAGGAAGTGATGAAGCTTTTTGGGATTGGGATATGAAAAGTGACGATGTCTTTTACTCTCCAAAATGGAAACAGCTCATGGGCTATCATGAGACTGAAACCCCTTCAACACTCTCCTCATGGCTAAATTTAGTCCATTCTAAAGATATGGCTCTGGTCAACGAACGTCTTAAAGCGCACTTGGATGGTCATAGCGAATACTTCATGGTTGATCATCGCATTCGTCAAAGTGAGCCTCTTCGTTGGGTGAAAGTTCGTGGTCGCGTTATTCGTGGGAAAAATGATCGCAATATCCGTATGGTTGGTATTATTCGTGATATAAGCCAACAAAAAGCCAGTGCCGCTCAAGAAACTATAGAACATGAACGGTTTATCGCTTTTGTGGAGCATATTCCCGCTCCCGCTTTTATCAAAAATGCGCAAGGGAAGTATCTTTATATGAACCAAGCGTATCAAAAATTTATCGGCTTCAAAACATGGAAAAACAGAAATGCCGCCGATATTTTTGACTCTCATACGGCAGAAGAAATTGCCGAAACAGACCGTCTTTCTCTTTATGAAGGAATCGTGACACACGATATTAGCTTACCGACTGCAGAGGGAGCTAAGAGTTATTTTCATCTTTATAAATTTGGTATTGAAAGCGAAAATGAAAAATTACTCTGTGGCTTTGGTATTAACAAACCGTTCAAAGAGTAA
- a CDS encoding response regulator transcription factor, whose translation MQPNLLMIEDDVELAEILCNFLKRYNIIVTNYEDPYLGISALSLTKYDLLILDLSLPGMDGLEICKEVRSKSDIPIIISSARSDLEDKIIGLELGADDYLPKPYEPKELYARIMSVLRRYKKSHSTTEDVSSSALLLKEESHTILFNNTPLTLTPAEYDVLGHLIKKNNCVVSRTELLNSTLSLNEDNESRSLDVLISRIRTKLGESSKEPHFIHSVRGIGYRLQA comes from the coding sequence ATGCAACCCAACCTTTTAATGATTGAAGATGATGTCGAACTTGCAGAAATTTTATGCAATTTTTTAAAACGCTACAACATCATCGTCACCAACTATGAAGACCCCTATCTAGGCATTAGTGCCTTAAGCCTCACCAAATATGACCTGCTGATTTTAGACCTTTCTCTGCCAGGGATGGATGGATTAGAAATTTGTAAAGAGGTGCGTTCTAAAAGCGATATTCCTATCATCATCTCCTCTGCTCGTAGCGATTTGGAAGATAAAATCATAGGTTTAGAGCTGGGAGCAGATGATTATTTGCCCAAACCTTATGAGCCCAAAGAGCTTTATGCACGCATTATGAGTGTACTCAGACGCTATAAAAAAAGTCACTCTACCACCGAAGACGTCTCATCATCTGCCCTTTTACTGAAAGAAGAGAGTCATACTATTTTATTTAACAACACCCCGCTTACCCTCACCCCTGCAGAGTACGATGTCTTAGGTCACCTCATCAAAAAAAATAACTGTGTTGTTTCTCGAACGGAACTCCTCAATAGCACACTTAGCCTGAACGAAGATAACGAAAGTAGAAGCCTTGATGTCCTTATTAGTCGCATCCGAACCAAATTAGGAGAAAGTTCTAAAGAACCTCATTTTATTCACTCGGTACGTGGCATCGGTTATAGGCTTCAAGCATGA
- a CDS encoding ArsS family sensor histidine kinase, translated as MRWYHSIITRITLIFALALIGIGAIFFSLTMHERETNLRRMHDYSHLAVRSAIDPSTKQLDFSKLDEMGFILVEDKKLREKLLSLPKPPRPFPIIRQMEEKMRLGLDVIPYGIHIYAILQKRNDEPVILEVPFEKEVFPQILFPFLTFAFVIFLYIGIIRSILPLKTLREKIKHFANGDYDITCNSTKKDEIAMLANEFESAVIKIKALRDSRQLFLRNIMHELKTPITKGKLAAEMIEDATYTKILQNVFKRQEALLEEFSRIEKLSSDELKLEIKHYHIEDVVDFALDILDDKQENITCKLTPVELNVDFELFGVALKNLLDNGVNYATDHHVFLCNDAKSITISNKGPDLEFSLERYAEPYFLEGKKQKSSRGLGFGLFITWHVIRLHGMKLAYKHEGDTNYFYIYM; from the coding sequence ATGAGATGGTATCATTCGATTATTACGCGTATTACGCTTATCTTTGCGCTCGCGCTTATCGGCATTGGCGCTATCTTTTTTTCACTTACCATGCATGAGCGAGAGACCAATCTAAGACGCATGCACGATTATTCGCATCTTGCTGTGCGTTCCGCCATTGATCCTTCCACCAAACAACTTGATTTTAGTAAACTTGATGAAATGGGCTTTATTCTCGTAGAAGATAAAAAACTTCGGGAGAAGCTTCTTTCCTTGCCTAAACCGCCTCGTCCTTTTCCTATAATCAGACAAATGGAAGAGAAGATGCGACTGGGACTCGATGTCATTCCCTATGGCATTCATATCTATGCTATTTTACAAAAAAGGAACGATGAGCCTGTGATCTTAGAAGTGCCTTTTGAAAAAGAGGTTTTTCCTCAAATTCTTTTTCCGTTCCTCACCTTTGCCTTTGTGATTTTCCTTTACATTGGCATTATTCGAAGTATTCTTCCTCTTAAAACGCTCAGGGAGAAGATCAAACACTTCGCCAATGGTGATTATGACATTACATGTAATAGTACGAAAAAAGATGAAATAGCTATGCTTGCCAACGAATTTGAAAGTGCCGTCATTAAAATAAAAGCGCTGCGTGATTCGCGGCAACTCTTTTTGCGTAACATTATGCACGAGCTGAAAACACCGATTACCAAGGGAAAACTTGCCGCTGAGATGATCGAAGATGCGACCTACACCAAGATATTGCAAAATGTTTTCAAACGCCAAGAAGCTCTGTTAGAAGAGTTCTCGCGCATTGAAAAGTTAAGCTCAGATGAACTTAAACTGGAGATCAAACACTATCACATCGAAGATGTGGTAGACTTTGCGCTTGATATTTTAGATGATAAGCAAGAAAACATTACATGTAAACTCACCCCCGTGGAACTCAATGTTGATTTTGAGCTTTTTGGTGTAGCACTGAAAAATCTTTTAGACAACGGTGTTAACTACGCCACAGACCACCATGTCTTCTTGTGCAATGATGCTAAAAGTATCACCATTTCCAACAAAGGTCCTGACTTGGAGTTCTCACTAGAGCGTTACGCAGAGCCTTATTTTTTAGAAGGCAAAAAACAAAAAAGCTCCCGTGGACTTGGTTTTGGTCTGTTTATTACCTGGCACGTCATTCGGTTACATGGCATGAAACTTGCCTATAAACATGAAGGCGATACCAACTATTTTTATATTTACATGTAA
- a CDS encoding DJ-1/PfpI family protein: MAYSVGIFIFDNVEVLDFAGPYEVFTTASRVFNKTASSPENLAFEVFTVGKTKQSIYARAGLKLHPDYSITSHPTPDLLLIPGGVVTKELEDNDIVSWIRSTSSHTTITASICTGAFLLAKAGLLEGKSSITHWEDIDDLRAMFPTLHVKENRRWVDEGNIVTSAGISAGIDMSLHLVERLMGRELALQTAKQMEFDWTQNVPLLS, from the coding sequence ATGGCATATTCAGTGGGTATTTTTATCTTTGACAATGTTGAAGTCCTTGATTTTGCAGGTCCTTATGAAGTTTTTACCACCGCATCACGTGTCTTTAACAAAACGGCTTCTTCTCCAGAGAACCTTGCCTTTGAAGTCTTTACGGTTGGTAAAACCAAACAATCCATTTATGCAAGAGCTGGGCTCAAACTGCATCCTGATTATTCCATTACTTCACATCCAACACCCGATCTTTTACTGATTCCCGGTGGCGTGGTCACTAAAGAGCTTGAAGACAACGATATCGTTTCATGGATCAGAAGTACCTCGTCCCATACCACGATCACCGCTTCTATCTGTACGGGTGCATTTTTACTCGCAAAAGCTGGACTCCTAGAAGGCAAATCCTCAATAACCCATTGGGAAGACATTGACGATCTTCGTGCCATGTTTCCCACTTTACATGTAAAAGAAAACAGGCGCTGGGTCGATGAAGGAAACATTGTCACATCCGCAGGCATTTCAGCAGGCATTGATATGAGCTTGCATCTTGTGGAACGCCTGATGGGAAGAGAACTTGCTCTTCAGACCGCCAAACAAATGGAATTTGACTGGACGCAAAATGTGCCACTGCTCTCATAA
- a CDS encoding 3-hydroxyacyl-ACP dehydratase, whose protein sequence is MILNHLYTLTCKEGTRFCVRLSDASHPIFQAHFPTNPILPGFILLDLSAEILGIEIVKIQKAKFLKNITPLSVLWFDTQTHEKTLKIRVTQNEQKVAELTYEKR, encoded by the coding sequence ATGATACTCAACCATTTGTATACGCTTACATGTAAAGAAGGGACACGCTTTTGTGTGAGACTCAGCGATGCGTCACACCCCATTTTTCAAGCGCATTTTCCTACAAATCCTATTCTTCCCGGGTTTATCTTGCTTGATTTAAGTGCAGAAATTTTAGGAATTGAAATTGTAAAAATTCAAAAAGCAAAATTTTTAAAAAATATTACGCCTCTTAGTGTGCTTTGGTTCGACACGCAAACGCATGAAAAAACACTCAAAATTCGTGTCACACAAAATGAACAAAAAGTAGCAGAACTCACGTATGAAAAAAGATGA
- a CDS encoding glycosyltransferase family 2 protein, which translates to MKKDDIVVVIPTYNNPLTIEKVAQDVLTHGYALIIVDDGSEINVADIIPKPHEKLTIIRHLANQGKGAAIMTGAHEAQKRGFDFFISLDGDGQHLASQIEKICDACDGKDQIIIGARNFEINDVPNGSKFGRWFSNFWACWDTEQSITDSLSGFRLYPTSILDLIIQTKRFDWEMEVLVKHAWKGRLIKEVSIECYYPTPEERVSHFKKFWDTAAIVMVHVKLLPWKFFLKKKYQ; encoded by the coding sequence ATGAAAAAAGATGATATCGTTGTTGTGATTCCTACGTACAATAATCCTCTTACCATTGAGAAAGTGGCACAAGACGTTTTAACACACGGGTATGCTTTGATTATTGTGGATGATGGCTCTGAGATCAACGTAGCTGACATCATTCCAAAACCGCATGAAAAACTCACGATTATCAGGCATCTCGCCAACCAAGGTAAAGGCGCTGCCATCATGACAGGTGCTCACGAAGCTCAAAAACGCGGGTTTGACTTCTTTATCAGCCTAGATGGCGATGGACAACATCTGGCTTCTCAAATTGAAAAGATATGCGACGCCTGTGATGGTAAAGATCAAATTATCATCGGAGCACGTAACTTTGAGATCAACGATGTTCCCAATGGCTCCAAATTTGGCAGATGGTTTAGCAACTTTTGGGCCTGTTGGGACACCGAGCAGAGTATTACCGACTCACTTTCTGGATTTAGACTCTACCCCACTTCCATCCTAGACCTCATCATCCAAACCAAACGGTTTGACTGGGAAATGGAAGTGCTTGTCAAACACGCATGGAAAGGTCGCCTCATCAAAGAGGTGAGCATTGAATGCTATTACCCTACCCCAGAAGAGAGGGTGAGTCACTTTAAAAAATTTTGGGATACCGCGGCGATTGTCATGGTACATGTCAAACTTTTGCCGTGGAAATTTTTTCTCAAGAAAAAGTACCAATGA
- a CDS encoding lysophospholipid acyltransferase family protein, whose protein sequence is MNTKQRGSGWSIKLVFTFYRLFGYTFIYYLMYPVTFFYFLVAGNVKEALKDYYAHINQPFNNGVYFEHLRHFAITMCDRFVSKVSPQDYTFEIANKEALMNHLHQGGILLLSHFGGWASAGNCFSDLKINIVMQESLIAPIKCIEDNLETKNPHLNIINLSKGGVYVTMKIATALLNNEIVAMMADRATEAKNRECVTFFGKNAAFNKNPFSIAYKTEKPLMGIAFSYQKPQHYRIEFIEITMNKNNHAEEEIHKAMQTYADFFASHVRAYPNQWFNLYPFWKEEVPL, encoded by the coding sequence ATGAACACGAAACAGCGAGGAAGCGGCTGGAGTATCAAACTCGTTTTTACCTTTTACAGACTCTTTGGCTACACGTTTATCTATTACCTGATGTATCCTGTAACCTTTTTCTATTTTTTAGTTGCGGGCAATGTCAAAGAGGCACTCAAAGATTACTATGCGCATATCAACCAGCCATTTAACAACGGAGTCTATTTTGAACACTTACGTCACTTTGCAATCACCATGTGTGACCGTTTTGTCTCCAAAGTGAGCCCTCAAGATTACACTTTTGAAATAGCCAACAAAGAAGCCTTGATGAACCATCTTCATCAAGGTGGCATCTTGCTTTTATCGCATTTTGGCGGATGGGCGAGTGCTGGTAACTGTTTTTCAGATCTTAAAATCAACATTGTCATGCAAGAATCACTCATCGCACCCATCAAGTGTATTGAAGACAACCTCGAAACCAAAAATCCACATCTCAACATCATCAACCTCTCCAAAGGGGGAGTGTATGTCACCATGAAAATTGCAACAGCCCTTCTCAATAACGAAATTGTAGCGATGATGGCAGATCGTGCAACGGAAGCCAAAAACAGAGAGTGTGTCACTTTTTTTGGCAAAAACGCAGCATTCAATAAAAACCCTTTTAGCATCGCTTATAAAACCGAAAAACCGCTCATGGGTATTGCCTTTAGTTATCAAAAGCCCCAACATTACCGTATCGAATTTATTGAAATCACCATGAACAAAAACAACCATGCAGAAGAAGAGATCCACAAAGCCATGCAAACTTATGCCGATTTTTTTGCATCGCATGTTCGTGCGTACCCTAATCAATGGTTCAATCTATACCCTTTTTGGAAAGAGGAAGTACCTTTATGA
- the fabG gene encoding 3-oxoacyl-ACP reductase FabG, with amino-acid sequence MKKVLVTGATGSLGEAIVRYFAKEGYFVYIHYKSHKEKALALLDEIKHGEILQFDITQKEEVKLALESLHVNVLVNNAGITKDKLFFFMEDEAWSDVMDVNLNSLFYVTKQILPNMIKEKAGSIVNVSSISGLVGNVGQVNYSAAKGGIIAFTKALCAEVARYNIRVNAVAPGVIESEMVHAVDKNITDLIPCERLGRPEEVAEVVFFLGDKATYVNGEVINISGGMVR; translated from the coding sequence ATGAAAAAAGTCTTAGTCACCGGAGCAACAGGTAGTCTTGGCGAGGCCATTGTGCGCTATTTTGCCAAAGAGGGTTACTTTGTGTATATCCACTACAAAAGCCACAAAGAGAAGGCTCTTGCACTGCTTGATGAGATCAAACATGGGGAGATTCTCCAATTTGACATTACTCAAAAAGAGGAAGTGAAACTCGCCTTAGAATCTTTACATGTAAACGTGTTGGTGAACAATGCGGGCATCACCAAAGATAAGCTTTTTTTCTTTATGGAAGACGAAGCGTGGAGTGATGTCATGGATGTTAACCTTAACAGCCTTTTTTATGTCACCAAACAAATTCTGCCGAATATGATCAAAGAAAAAGCAGGCTCCATCGTCAATGTCTCCTCCATTTCTGGTCTCGTAGGAAATGTGGGGCAAGTGAACTATTCAGCTGCAAAAGGTGGCATCATCGCTTTTACTAAGGCGCTTTGTGCGGAAGTAGCACGCTATAATATCAGAGTCAATGCCGTAGCGCCGGGTGTGATTGAATCTGAGATGGTTCACGCTGTGGATAAAAACATCACCGATCTGATTCCCTGTGAACGTCTCGGTCGTCCCGAAGAAGTCGCTGAAGTCGTCTTTTTTTTAGGCGATAAAGCAACCTATGTGAATGGTGAAGTGATCAATATTAGTGGAGGAATGGTAAGGTAA
- a CDS encoding AMP-binding protein, which produces MIVQNDDGSKNIYESESLVNTTLKNKVILVPSKSKEANAIEILRAYLSGAKPILYDQENLSLKEKIESLGAETFNDIDFAAMFFTSGSTGFPTGAFKSRENIETDMEALLLEFGNFEIQTVIATVPFIHIYGFLAALLLPLKLNVDLLFKEHFLPHDLLASAKPHHLIVTTPLYIKSLLRLDETKDLSQTIFISSTGPLPTEIAKEFTDKFNTTLIQLFGSTECGSIAFKKQDDTFWTPFQGVEITLNAEGLLHVKSPFISKTLWQEGLLQTGGEIQSFDYAILEKGKFQLIGRSSNIVKIAGKRYATAQIEEILEALEGISKALVHVKHNNAELKDEMVVIFLETTQPITLKTVKSTLKHRIGKINLPIELHIVDKISTTLMGKKCMPLL; this is translated from the coding sequence ATGATCGTACAAAACGATGATGGTAGCAAAAACATTTACGAGAGTGAGAGCCTCGTTAACACAACACTCAAAAACAAAGTCATCCTTGTTCCCTCCAAAAGCAAAGAAGCAAATGCCATTGAGATTTTAAGAGCTTACCTTTCAGGTGCAAAACCTATTTTATACGACCAAGAAAATCTCTCACTCAAAGAAAAAATCGAATCACTGGGCGCTGAAACATTCAACGACATTGACTTTGCCGCCATGTTTTTCACCTCAGGTAGTACGGGATTTCCAACGGGAGCCTTTAAAAGCAGAGAGAACATCGAAACCGATATGGAAGCCTTACTGTTAGAATTTGGAAATTTTGAGATTCAAACAGTGATTGCAACCGTTCCTTTCATTCATATCTATGGTTTTTTAGCCGCCCTTTTGCTACCGCTTAAACTGAATGTCGATTTACTCTTTAAAGAGCATTTCCTGCCGCACGATCTACTGGCATCTGCCAAACCTCACCACCTTATCGTGACCACACCCCTTTACATCAAATCGCTTTTGAGGTTGGATGAAACCAAGGATTTGAGCCAGACGATTTTCATAAGTTCTACAGGTCCTTTGCCCACTGAAATCGCCAAAGAATTTACCGATAAATTCAACACCACGCTCATTCAACTCTTTGGCTCGACTGAATGTGGAAGTATCGCTTTTAAAAAACAAGACGATACCTTTTGGACACCTTTTCAAGGAGTAGAGATAACGCTCAATGCCGAAGGACTTTTACATGTAAAGTCTCCGTTTATCTCAAAAACCTTGTGGCAAGAGGGTTTGCTGCAAACAGGTGGGGAGATTCAGAGCTTTGATTATGCAATCCTTGAAAAGGGAAAGTTTCAACTCATTGGGCGAAGCAGTAACATTGTCAAAATCGCAGGAAAACGTTATGCAACGGCGCAGATCGAAGAGATTTTAGAAGCACTGGAAGGTATTTCTAAAGCGCTGGTACATGTCAAACACAACAATGCGGAGCTGAAAGATGAAATGGTGGTGATTTTCTTAGAAACGACTCAGCCGATCACGCTAAAAACAGTCAAAAGCACGCTTAAACACCGTATTGGAAAGATCAATTTGCCTATCGAATTGCACATTGTGGATAAAATCTCTACCACGCTGATGGGGAAAAAATGTATGCCTCTACTCTAA
- a CDS encoding alpha/beta fold hydrolase gives MKIFVLMWVFIVGLHAEEFRGTFITEPIFNASVYLQTVGNPDNPAVVLVHGLGDEASTIWEGSIERLKDDYFVVTFDLPGFGQSSKSNELYSPLNYAKFIHYITQTYVKKPFHLVGHSMGGAIALKYTSMYPSDVESLVLVDAAGILHRSEYNNFLVQNGVNAFFDEQNGLIQGLQTQKVTSFIDKIAEKIDRKMSLDMEVVLSSEDLRATILGGSPYSIAAVALVEENFNGIPQKINTRTTIIWGEADTVAPIETGYVLHKLMPNASLKILPRTGHVPMISNEETFLNLLEAHLLNQEGIVRPTVPPNAPNYSATIRDIDGRVYTGRIGNMSIINSQKIIIKDAVIEELGIINSDVKIINSTIKSTKAVVLSAQNAKVFIVASDISGRIKLQNTKLHLLGITMDTFGKPIEALSTSMVFYSLCQINNKLIHGKEILGLH, from the coding sequence ATGAAAATTTTTGTGCTGATGTGGGTTTTTATTGTAGGACTTCATGCGGAAGAGTTCCGTGGAACGTTTATTACCGAGCCTATTTTTAATGCTTCTGTTTATCTGCAAACCGTCGGTAATCCTGACAATCCAGCAGTCGTTTTAGTGCATGGGTTGGGAGATGAAGCGTCTACCATTTGGGAGGGCAGTATTGAGCGGTTGAAAGATGACTACTTTGTGGTGACATTTGATCTTCCCGGATTTGGGCAATCGAGTAAATCCAATGAACTCTATTCTCCGCTTAATTATGCCAAGTTTATTCATTACATCACTCAAACATATGTGAAAAAGCCGTTTCATTTGGTAGGTCACTCGATGGGTGGGGCGATAGCGCTGAAATATACCAGTATGTATCCTTCCGACGTGGAGAGTTTAGTGCTTGTGGATGCGGCGGGGATACTGCATCGCTCTGAGTACAATAACTTTTTAGTGCAAAATGGTGTCAATGCTTTTTTTGATGAGCAAAATGGTCTGATACAAGGGCTTCAAACGCAAAAAGTAACCTCGTTTATTGATAAAATCGCAGAAAAAATTGATCGTAAAATGTCTTTAGATATGGAGGTGGTTCTCTCCAGTGAAGATTTGCGTGCTACCATTCTAGGTGGAAGCCCTTATAGCATTGCCGCCGTAGCGTTGGTAGAGGAGAATTTTAACGGAATTCCTCAAAAAATTAACACAAGAACGACGATTATTTGGGGTGAAGCAGACACTGTTGCTCCCATAGAAACAGGCTATGTTCTGCATAAACTGATGCCCAATGCCTCTTTGAAAATACTCCCACGTACGGGGCATGTTCCTATGATCAGTAATGAAGAAACCTTTTTAAATCTTCTTGAGGCACATCTTTTAAATCAAGAAGGAATTGTGCGACCTACCGTGCCCCCCAATGCTCCCAACTATAGTGCCACCATTAGAGATATCGATGGTAGAGTTTACACAGGAAGAATTGGGAATATGAGCATCATTAATTCTCAAAAAATCATCATTAAAGATGCGGTGATTGAAGAATTGGGAATTATTAATTCAGATGTAAAGATTATCAACAGTACCATTAAAAGTACAAAAGCGGTGGTACTATCGGCTCAAAATGCGAAAGTTTTTATTGTTGCCAGTGATATTTCGGGTAGAATTAAACTGCAAAATACCAAACTTCATCTCTTGGGCATTACGATGGATACCTTTGGAAAACCTATTGAGGCACTCTCGACTTCGATGGTATTTTATTCGCTGTGTCAAATCAACAACAAACTAATTCATGGAAAAGAAATTTTAGGGCTACATTAA
- a CDS encoding beta-ketoacyl synthase chain length factor, producing MKVNLEILSSAYLLGGNSLELTRIKELVPHMMTRRRLTKAAKICVELLHSVEHFEGGRILCGSAFGELETTANILNAIDKEEPLSPTDFQNSVYNTAVSYLSILYHNQNEILTISSGDKTALNVLKAGALKALDGDTLLLLCFETLDITGIEQVNHCIDYLESGVALVVRVTEREATLRLQKSELKGIPNSISEMLHVAQNAPQLERAIIEVNL from the coding sequence ATGAAGGTCAATTTAGAGATTTTAAGCAGTGCTTATCTGCTCGGTGGTAATAGTTTGGAACTAACTCGCATCAAAGAGTTGGTACCTCACATGATGACGCGTCGCCGTTTGACCAAAGCGGCTAAAATATGTGTAGAGTTGTTGCACAGTGTGGAGCATTTTGAAGGCGGTCGCATTTTGTGCGGGAGTGCATTTGGCGAGCTTGAAACGACGGCAAATATTTTAAATGCGATCGACAAGGAAGAGCCTCTTAGTCCCACCGATTTTCAAAATTCAGTTTACAATACCGCAGTTTCATACCTCTCCATTTTGTACCACAACCAGAATGAAATTTTAACCATCTCCAGTGGCGATAAGACGGCACTCAATGTTCTTAAAGCCGGAGCGCTGAAAGCATTGGATGGTGATACACTGCTTCTTTTATGCTTTGAAACCTTAGATATTACAGGTATTGAACAGGTCAATCACTGTATTGATTACCTTGAAAGTGGGGTGGCGTTAGTGGTGCGTGTGACGGAAAGAGAAGCGACTTTAAGGCTTCAAAAAAGTGAACTGAAAGGTATTCCAAACTCTATCAGTGAGATGTTACATGTAGCGCAAAATGCACCGCAATTAGAGCGTGCCATTATCGAGGTGAATTTATGA
- a CDS encoding beta-ketoacyl-[acyl-carrier-protein] synthase family protein has protein sequence MPTNSVYVNCFESVCCAGESSEALFEAICTHQSGIKSFNEFIPNKSIALGKIEKPFSIESLLAVTCKKVLVQSSLENFENTLLVVGSSVGGMQRSELLFLRDHHYANIDPKLHAIDAIAHILSQHFTFKDDISFSTACTSSANALGYGYEMIAKGVYESVLVVGIDTLSLTTIRGFDALGVLSSRPCQPFDMNRDGMNVAEGIAVVLLQNTPCKESIEFLGAGYSSDAHHMAHPSPDGEGALLAMQKALQCAHIMPSEVGYINAHGTGTQANDTSEACAIARLFGDKVSVSSTKSITGHTLGAAGALEAIVCAMALQKQILPPNTNLFEPENKTLNLVNAAKSRTLRYALSNSLAFGGNNTALLFGLPQ, from the coding sequence ATGCCCACAAATAGTGTTTATGTTAATTGCTTTGAGTCGGTTTGCTGTGCAGGCGAAAGTAGTGAAGCACTGTTTGAGGCTATTTGTACGCATCAAAGTGGCATTAAATCTTTCAATGAATTCATTCCTAACAAGTCCATCGCTTTAGGTAAAATCGAAAAACCTTTTTCCATTGAATCCCTTTTAGCGGTTACATGTAAAAAGGTTTTAGTCCAAAGTAGCCTTGAAAATTTTGAAAATACACTCCTGGTTGTCGGCTCTTCCGTGGGTGGAATGCAAAGAAGCGAACTCCTTTTTTTACGAGACCATCACTATGCCAACATTGACCCAAAACTGCATGCGATTGATGCCATCGCGCACATCCTTTCCCAACACTTCACATTTAAAGATGACATCTCCTTTTCAACCGCCTGCACCTCCAGTGCCAATGCTTTGGGGTATGGCTATGAGATGATCGCTAAAGGGGTGTATGAGAGTGTTTTGGTGGTAGGGATTGATACGCTCTCATTGACAACCATACGAGGCTTTGATGCACTTGGCGTGCTAAGTTCGCGTCCGTGTCAGCCTTTTGATATGAATCGTGATGGCATGAATGTGGCGGAAGGCATCGCTGTTGTGTTGCTGCAAAACACGCCTTGCAAAGAGAGCATTGAGTTTTTGGGTGCGGGGTACAGCTCGGATGCGCATCATATGGCGCACCCAAGTCCTGATGGAGAAGGAGCACTCCTCGCAATGCAAAAAGCGCTTCAATGTGCTCACATTATGCCATCAGAAGTAGGGTACATCAACGCGCACGGTACTGGAACGCAGGCAAACGATACCAGTGAAGCGTGTGCCATTGCGAGATTGTTTGGAGACAAAGTGTCTGTCAGCTCCACCAAATCGATTACGGGGCATACCTTAGGAGCAGCAGGCGCACTGGAAGCGATCGTTTGTGCTATGGCACTTCAAAAACAGATACTTCCACCTAACACCAATCTTTTTGAGCCTGAAAATAAAACGCTTAACTTGGTAAACGCTGCCAAATCCCGAACACTTCGTTACGCTTTGAGCAATTCACTTGCATTTGGTGGCAATAACACGGCACTTCTTTTTGGACTACCCCAATGA